A single Musa acuminata AAA Group cultivar baxijiao chromosome BXJ2-1, Cavendish_Baxijiao_AAA, whole genome shotgun sequence DNA region contains:
- the LOC135583685 gene encoding uncharacterized protein At2g02148-like isoform X3 — translation MQHYSLRPANSFIGGSLHDLNTADSNPGEIEGISDVDRDPVNEDSLDNDDDESNSVDCVHDSYRNSIPLHGVGVDDDRSALEHSGRSPSPSYNILTHEDVSPIETARARFLQIIIDHFIDEHVIEAAETSDVRCYQGNEKVNKRKQREIQYEGDHRFALPLMYVANLYETLVNDVNVRLASLDGIREKNIGVALETAGGLYRRLAKKFPPKGSCSFRRRELATSLATRTRFPELVVQEEKRVRFVVVNGLSIIEKPNNIGIDDADWFKRLTGRHEVAISARDYKFYSPRHKYKRGASHSMSNIPGLNAISVTESSSQVASAIGFRPVNEPTSPAKFCDECGTPYFRETSKFCSECGTKRLGTSI, via the exons ATGCAACACTACAGCCTGAGGCCGGCCAATTCCTTCATCGGTGGCTCCCTGCACGACCTCAACACCGCTGACTCCAACCCCGGCGAGATCGAGGGCATCAGCGACGTCGATCGCGACCCCGTGAACGAAGATAGCCTGGACAACGACGACGACGAGTCCAACTCCGTG GACTGCGTACATGACTCGTACAGAAACTCGATTCCCCTTCACGGGGTTGGAGTCGACGATGATCGATCCGCGCTCGAGCATAGTGGCAGGTCGCCGAGTCCTTCATATAACATACTGACCCACGAAG ATGTTTCGCCAATAGAGACTGCAAGAGCAAGGTTCTTGCAGATCATCATCGATCATTTCATAGACGAGCATGTGATTGAAGCTGCAGAAACTTCTGATGTTCGCTGTTATCAGGGGAACGAGAAGGTTAACAAAAGAAAGCAACGGGAAATCCAGTATGAAGGTGATCATAGGTTTGCCTTGCCCTTGATGTATGTTGCGAACTTGTACGAGACCTTAGTTAATGATGTCAATGTCCGTCTTGCTTCCTTGGACGGGATCCGCGAGAAAAATATTGGGGTGGCTCTAGAAACTGCTGGTGGTTTGTACAGAAGACTGGCAAAAAAATTCCCACCTAAAG GCTCTTGTAGCTTCAGGAGAAGAGAATTGGCTACATCACTTGCAACAAGGACCAGATTTCCTGAGCTTGTGGTGCAAGAAGAAAAACGAGTTCGCTTCGTAGTAGTAAATGGTTTGTCgatcattgaaaaaccaaacaatattgGTATAGATGATGCCGACTG GTTCAAACGTTTGACTGGTCGGCATGAGGTGGCTATTTCAGCAAGAGATTACAAGTTCTATTCGCCTAGGCACAAGTACAAGCGTGGTGCTTCTCATTCCATGTCCAACATCCCTGGGTTGAAT GCAATATCAGTAACAGAAAGTTCTTCCCAAGTGGCTAGTGCTATCGGATTCCGTCCAGTAAATGAG CCAACAAGCCCAGCAAAGTTCTGCGATGAATGTGGAACGCCCTACTTCAGAGAGACATCTAAGTTCTGCTCTGAATGTGGTACAAAGAGGTTAGGGACCTCAATATGA
- the LOC103985292 gene encoding uncharacterized protein LOC103985292, which produces MDLSPDTEEYIKESIESSLGLPVSVKSLSLKLLASEDARHRLQDQIFVLEERLTEADKRLEQCRAEANMNAQGVKRCVEEKEMIASKYADLVNHCRKLEEECSLYERDLERIMESCDELGKENEELRARLDDNSGLESLGAEVECLKKDKEHLRINLHRAEEEVKLLFQENKMLDEDNKRLLELLKRERSRQGSDSHKRSATASAKGKRKSSPNDCSSPPGRMIDFAAADSSRQPLSPLHQNSPESRMHRK; this is translated from the exons ATGGATCTCTCTCCGGACACCGAGGAGTACATCAAGGAGTCCATCGAGAGTTCGCTGGGCCTCCCGGTCTCCGTCAAGAGCCTCAGCCTGAAGCTCCTTGCCTCGGAGGACGCCCGCCACCGCCTTCAAGATCAGATCTTTGTCTTGGAGGAGCGGCTCACGGAGGCCGATAAGCGATTGGAGCAGTGTAGG GCGGAGGCGAACATGAACGCCCAAGGAGTGAAGAGGTGCGTGGAGGAGAAGGAGATGATCGCGTCCAAGTATGCTGATTTGGTGAATCACTGCCGCAAGTTGGAGGAGGAGTGCTCTCTGTATGAGCGCGACTTGGAGAGGATTATGGAGTCTTGTGACGAGTTGGGGAAGGAGAACGAGGAGCTGCGGGCACGGCTGGATGACAATTCTGGC CTAGAATCATTGGGTGCTGAAGTTGAGTGCTTGAAGAAGGACAAGGAACACCTAAGGATAAATCTCCACAGAGCTGAAGAGGAG GTCAAGCTTCTCTTTCAAGAAAACAAAATGCTGGATGAAGATAACAAGAGACTGCTGGAATTACTTAAACGGGAAAGAAGTCGCCAAGGATCTGACAGCCACAAACGCTCTGCCACTGCTTCTGCTAAG GGAAAACGCAAGTCAAGCCCAAACGACTGCAGCAGTCCTCCGGGGCGAATGATCGATTTTGCTGCGGCAGATTCATCAAGACAGCCTCTGTCACCTCTGCATCAGAACTCTCCTGAATCCAGAATGCATAGGAAGTGA
- the LOC135583685 gene encoding uncharacterized protein At2g02148-like isoform X1, whose protein sequence is MQHYSLRPANSFIGGSLHDLNTADSNPGEIEGISDVDRDPVNEDSLDNDDDESNSVDCVHDSYRNSIPLHGVGVDDDRSALEHSGRSPSPSYNILTHEDVSPIETARARFLQIIIDHFIDEHVIEAAETSDVRCYQGNEKVNKRKQREIQYEGDHRFALPLMYVANLYETLVNDVNVRLASLDGIREKNIGVALETAGGLYRRLAKKFPPKGSCSFRRRELATSLATRTRFPELVVQEEKRVRFVVVNGLSIIEKPNNIGIDDADWFKRLTGRHEVAISARDYKFYSPRHKYKRGASHSMSNIPGLNAISVTESSSQVASAIGFRPVNESQSHHEPSPKHHVQQSPQPTYHPLHQVHHQNILQSQHSTHFSHLHQCPHPSHVPDLSHQHQTQTIPPHLTSLQSLSGSNLGGCLHILPTSPAKFCDECGTPYFRETSKFCSECGTKRLGTSI, encoded by the exons ATGCAACACTACAGCCTGAGGCCGGCCAATTCCTTCATCGGTGGCTCCCTGCACGACCTCAACACCGCTGACTCCAACCCCGGCGAGATCGAGGGCATCAGCGACGTCGATCGCGACCCCGTGAACGAAGATAGCCTGGACAACGACGACGACGAGTCCAACTCCGTG GACTGCGTACATGACTCGTACAGAAACTCGATTCCCCTTCACGGGGTTGGAGTCGACGATGATCGATCCGCGCTCGAGCATAGTGGCAGGTCGCCGAGTCCTTCATATAACATACTGACCCACGAAG ATGTTTCGCCAATAGAGACTGCAAGAGCAAGGTTCTTGCAGATCATCATCGATCATTTCATAGACGAGCATGTGATTGAAGCTGCAGAAACTTCTGATGTTCGCTGTTATCAGGGGAACGAGAAGGTTAACAAAAGAAAGCAACGGGAAATCCAGTATGAAGGTGATCATAGGTTTGCCTTGCCCTTGATGTATGTTGCGAACTTGTACGAGACCTTAGTTAATGATGTCAATGTCCGTCTTGCTTCCTTGGACGGGATCCGCGAGAAAAATATTGGGGTGGCTCTAGAAACTGCTGGTGGTTTGTACAGAAGACTGGCAAAAAAATTCCCACCTAAAG GCTCTTGTAGCTTCAGGAGAAGAGAATTGGCTACATCACTTGCAACAAGGACCAGATTTCCTGAGCTTGTGGTGCAAGAAGAAAAACGAGTTCGCTTCGTAGTAGTAAATGGTTTGTCgatcattgaaaaaccaaacaatattgGTATAGATGATGCCGACTG GTTCAAACGTTTGACTGGTCGGCATGAGGTGGCTATTTCAGCAAGAGATTACAAGTTCTATTCGCCTAGGCACAAGTACAAGCGTGGTGCTTCTCATTCCATGTCCAACATCCCTGGGTTGAAT GCAATATCAGTAACAGAAAGTTCTTCCCAAGTGGCTAGTGCTATCGGATTCCGTCCAGTAAATGAG TCCCAAAGTCATCATGAACCTTCACCAAAACATCATGTGCAACAATCGCCACAACCTACATATCATCCTCTTCACCAGGTTCATCATCAGAACATTCTGCAAAGTCAGCactctacacacttttctcacttACATCAGTGCCCGCATCCTTCACATGTGCCGGATCTTTCTCACCAACATCAGACACAGACAATACCTCCGCATCTCACATCCTTGCAGTCCCTCTCTGGAAGTAATCTTGGAGGATGTTTGCATATACTG CCAACAAGCCCAGCAAAGTTCTGCGATGAATGTGGAACGCCCTACTTCAGAGAGACATCTAAGTTCTGCTCTGAATGTGGTACAAAGAGGTTAGGGACCTCAATATGA
- the LOC103985266 gene encoding zinc finger CCCH domain-containing protein 32 isoform X2 yields MESDGGRESIRPATAEEEAVKGSTDCVYFLASPLTCKKGSECEYRHSEGARINPRDCWYWLNGNCLNPKCSFRHPPLDSWFAKPMPTSGPLQPPPTAVSTQIPDARAPPNNASKKSAPCYYFQRGQCLKGERCPYTHGTYAVSSYASQKVAKASTCLVEPPQIIKEDTQQNITMQQNVTEFSVDKRKMAIEMPVEMPPKAKLVTKAEKPDGDSSENKLFLPYSLDDGLPKLPQNYVAISSGYSLSKPWSHQMEPSDGQTENNKDTDEFLREYSPGFDVLVEDDIKDPDYFHNEDNFRMASNHGGQNLEAEDDYDYHHYNYQSMTNFERDQCNGIEKYDSYKQTGGTYSWDPKVSDRILDKPSSLKRRVLDKETKLDQMDDLDLRHRLLKQRCHGSRSMDSRDDHGEHYCRDDHCAERGYGHHSRDQRQFPLENSIGTRLQGRITFPGRLEKERSRRPRGRQSPTERMNHQRTHPERIRQQFSEDFSKGTSIRNKPTRRDDMNSLDFASPKSLAELKGAKINGNSNEQSIRSSSPNTKMNRMLSEKVEVLQESENSLSFEGPKPLSVILKRKRESAYTNSGISLSQYENNQGGGESATRDYVPAAVTILQSVPSSEAGKEATFMNGNHEVDKLRAVDEEGLILKDDGKTNDAPSSTIADAVEIGDGMDLENVEDEELENSYEAGKFKAEDAEKTCQVDDDELDDEDDFARKVSVMLS; encoded by the exons ATGGAATCTGACGGCGGGCGTGAATCGATCAGGCCGGctacggcggaggaggaggcggtgAAAGGAAGCACCGACTGCGTCTATTTCTTGGCGTCACCATTGACCTGCAAGAAG GGGAGTGAATGTGAGTATCGTCATAGTGAGGGTGCCAGAATTAACCCCAGGGATTGCTGGTATTGGTTAAATGGTAACTGCCTCAATCCCAAATGTTCATTCCGCCATCCG CCACTTGATTCCTGGTTCGCGAAACCGATGCCTACCTCAGGACCTCTTCAACCTCCTCCAACTGCAGTGTCAACACAAATCCCAGATGCACGTGCTCCACCTAATAATGCCAGTAAGAAGAGTGCTCCCTGCTACTATTTTCAACGGGGGCAGTGTTTGAAAGGTGAAAGGTGTCCCTACACGCATGGGACATATGCAGTTAGCAGTTATGCTTCACAGAAGGTTGCAAAGGCTTCTACTTGTCTTGTTGAACCACCACAAATCATTAAGGAGGATACACAGCAGAACATCACCATGCAACAGAATGTCACTGAATTCAGTGTTGATAAACGAAAGATGGCCATTGAGATGCCAGTTGAAATGCCACCTAAAGCAAAACTTGTCACCAAAGCTGAGAAACCTGATGGTGATTCAtcagaaaataaattatttttacctTACTCATTGGATGATGGGCTTCCTAAATTGCCACAGAATTATGTTGCCATTAGCAGTGGCTATTCTCTAAGCAAACCGTGGAGTCATCAGATGGAGCCttcagatgggcaaactgagaacAATAAGGATACTGATGAGTTCTTGCGTGAATACTCCCCTGGTTTTGATGTCCTAGTCGAAGATGACATCAAAGACCCTGATTACTTTCACAATGAAGATAACTTTAGAATGGCATCTAATCATGGAGGACAGAACCTGGAAGCTGAAGATGACTATGACTACCACCATTACAATTACCAATCTATGACCAACTTTGAAAGGGATCAATGCAATGGCATAGAAAAATATGACAGCTACAAACAAACAGGTGGTACATATAGCTGGGATCCAAAAGTTTCTGACAGAATTTTGGACAAACCATCATCACTCAAAAGAAGAGTGCTTGACAAAGAGACAAAACTGGATCAGATGGATGACTTAGATTTGCGCCATCGGCTACTTAAACAAAGGTGTCATGGTTCAAGGTCCATGGATAGCCGTGATGATCATGGTGAGCACTACTGTAGGGATGATCACTGTGCTGAGAGAGGTTATGGTCATCATTCCCGAGATCAAAGGCAATTTCCTCTGGAGAATTCCATAGGCACTCGTCTACAAGGTAGAATAACATTTCCTGGGCGATTGGAGAAAGAGAGGAGCAGGAGACCTCGTGGCAGACAGTCACCAACAGAGCGAATGAACCATCAGAGAACACATCCTGAAAGAATAAGGCAGCAATTTAGTGAGGATTTCAGCAAAGGTACAAGTATTAGAAACAAACCAACTAGAAGAGATGACATGAACTCTCTAGATTTTGCTAGTCCAAAATCTCTGGCAGAGTTGAAAGGTGCAAAGATTAATGGGAACTCGAATGAACAGTCAATCAGAAGTAGCAGTCCTAATACCAAGATGAATAGAATGCTGTCTGAAAAAGTGGAGGTGCTTCAGGAATCAGAAAATTCTCTATCATTTGAAGGTCCAAAGCCACTGAGTGTCATCTTGAAGAGAAAAAGAGAGTCGGCATACACAAACAGTGGAATTTCTCTGAGTCAATATGAAAACAATCAAGGTGGTGGGGAATCTGCTACCAGGGATTATGTGCCTGCAGCAGTAACAATTTTGCAATCTGTTCCTTCATCAGAAGCTGGAAAGGAAGCAACTTTTATGAATGGCAACCATGAAGTAGATAAGCTTAGAGCAGTTGATGAGGAGGGTTTGATCCTTAAAGATGATGGGAAAACCAATGATGCTCCATCTTCAACCATAGCTGATGCTGTTGAAATTGGAGATGGTATGGATTTGGAAAATGTGGAAGATGAAGAACTGGAAAATAGTTATGAAGCAGGGAAGTTTAAAGCAGAAGATGCTGAGAAAACCTGTCAGGTTGATGATGATGAGCTTGACGATGAGGATGACTTTGCTAGAAAGGTCAGTGTCATGTTATCCTGA
- the LOC135583685 gene encoding uncharacterized protein At2g02148-like isoform X2: MQHYSLRPANSFIGGSLHDLNTADSNPGEIEGISDVDRDPVNEDSLDNDDDESNSVDCVHDSYRNSIPLHGVGVDDDRSALEHSGRSPSPSYNILTHEDVSPIETARARFLQIIIDHFIDEHVIEAAETSDVRCYQGNEKVNKRKQREIQYEGDHRFALPLMYVANLYETLVNDVNVRLASLDGIREKNIGVALETAGGLYRRLAKKFPPKGSCSFRRRELATSLATRTRFPELVVQEEKRVRFVVVNGLSIIEKPNNIGIDDADWFKRLTGRHEVAISARDYKFYSPRHKYKRGASHSMSNIPGLNAISVTESSSQVASAIGFRPVNESQSHHEPSPKHHVQQSPQPTYHPLHQTQTIPPHLTSLQSLSGSNLGGCLHILPTSPAKFCDECGTPYFRETSKFCSECGTKRLGTSI, encoded by the exons ATGCAACACTACAGCCTGAGGCCGGCCAATTCCTTCATCGGTGGCTCCCTGCACGACCTCAACACCGCTGACTCCAACCCCGGCGAGATCGAGGGCATCAGCGACGTCGATCGCGACCCCGTGAACGAAGATAGCCTGGACAACGACGACGACGAGTCCAACTCCGTG GACTGCGTACATGACTCGTACAGAAACTCGATTCCCCTTCACGGGGTTGGAGTCGACGATGATCGATCCGCGCTCGAGCATAGTGGCAGGTCGCCGAGTCCTTCATATAACATACTGACCCACGAAG ATGTTTCGCCAATAGAGACTGCAAGAGCAAGGTTCTTGCAGATCATCATCGATCATTTCATAGACGAGCATGTGATTGAAGCTGCAGAAACTTCTGATGTTCGCTGTTATCAGGGGAACGAGAAGGTTAACAAAAGAAAGCAACGGGAAATCCAGTATGAAGGTGATCATAGGTTTGCCTTGCCCTTGATGTATGTTGCGAACTTGTACGAGACCTTAGTTAATGATGTCAATGTCCGTCTTGCTTCCTTGGACGGGATCCGCGAGAAAAATATTGGGGTGGCTCTAGAAACTGCTGGTGGTTTGTACAGAAGACTGGCAAAAAAATTCCCACCTAAAG GCTCTTGTAGCTTCAGGAGAAGAGAATTGGCTACATCACTTGCAACAAGGACCAGATTTCCTGAGCTTGTGGTGCAAGAAGAAAAACGAGTTCGCTTCGTAGTAGTAAATGGTTTGTCgatcattgaaaaaccaaacaatattgGTATAGATGATGCCGACTG GTTCAAACGTTTGACTGGTCGGCATGAGGTGGCTATTTCAGCAAGAGATTACAAGTTCTATTCGCCTAGGCACAAGTACAAGCGTGGTGCTTCTCATTCCATGTCCAACATCCCTGGGTTGAAT GCAATATCAGTAACAGAAAGTTCTTCCCAAGTGGCTAGTGCTATCGGATTCCGTCCAGTAAATGAG TCCCAAAGTCATCATGAACCTTCACCAAAACATCATGTGCAACAATCGCCACAACCTACATATCATCCTCTTCACCAG ACACAGACAATACCTCCGCATCTCACATCCTTGCAGTCCCTCTCTGGAAGTAATCTTGGAGGATGTTTGCATATACTG CCAACAAGCCCAGCAAAGTTCTGCGATGAATGTGGAACGCCCTACTTCAGAGAGACATCTAAGTTCTGCTCTGAATGTGGTACAAAGAGGTTAGGGACCTCAATATGA
- the LOC135598022 gene encoding peroxisome biogenesis protein 22-like, protein MADRVADHVGALVRCLSLHLNRKVTGVIAVLLNHQGAGSLGAIAGFAIAVLFAWRFLRPSPGRRASDRRKRGAAPFTSRLAGGLEPSGSRELVPTGPSNDTVAVEAITPAELSLGKTVKQRLGGYGKITCQLLGVILEEKTPEELQKHATVRLSVLQIVEEISKYFDLFLMETVLDDESEEKVLSALENAGIFQNGSLIKDKVLFCSTDIGRKSFVRQLEADWHIDTNLEIISQLSRFIRFQLYISEIDSGQIPRNVSTSTSLECFFS, encoded by the exons ATGGCGGATCGCGTGGCGGACCACGTTGGAGCTCTCGTGCGCTGCCTCTCCCTCCACCTCAATCGCAAGGTCACCGGCGTCATCGCCGTCCTCCTCAACCACCAG GGCGCGGGTTCCCTCGGGGCCATCGCCGGCTTCGCGATCGCCGTCTTGTTCGCCTGGAGGTTCCTGAGGCCGTCGCCGGGTCGACGAGCGAGCGATCGGCGGAAGCGCGGGGCTGCTCCGTTCACGAGTCGACTGGCGGGCGGGTTGGAGCCTTCCGGATCGCGAGAGCTCGTGCCCACAGGGCCATCGAACGACACGGTTGCCGTTGAAGCGATTACTCCAGCTGAG CTATCTCTCGGAAAAACTGTGAAGCAGAGACTTGGTGGATACGGAAAG ATTACTTGCCAGCTGCTCGGTGTTATCCTGGAGGAGAAAACTCCTGAAGAGCTTCAG AAACATGCTACTGTCAGGTTGTCGGTGCTGCAAATAGTCGAGGAAATTTCTAAGTATTTTGATCTGTTTTTAATGGAAACAGTTCTTGACGATGAAAGTGAG GAAAAAGTTCTTTCAGCTCTTGAGAATGCTGGTATATTCCAAAATGGTAGCTTGATCAAGGACAAG GTCCTCTTTTGTAGCACCGATATTGGGCGAAAATCTTTCGTCCGACAATTGGAGGCAGATTGGCATATCGATACAAACCTGGAAATAATATCTCAGCTTTCG CGATTCATCAGATTCCAACTTTATATTTCGGAAATCGATTCTGGGCAAATACCACGAAATGTGAGTACATCGACAAGTTTGGAATGCTTCTTTTCATAA
- the LOC103985266 gene encoding zinc finger CCCH domain-containing protein 32 isoform X1 has product MESDGGRESIRPATAEEEAVKGSTDCVYFLASPLTCKKFSIIQGSECEYRHSEGARINPRDCWYWLNGNCLNPKCSFRHPPLDSWFAKPMPTSGPLQPPPTAVSTQIPDARAPPNNASKKSAPCYYFQRGQCLKGERCPYTHGTYAVSSYASQKVAKASTCLVEPPQIIKEDTQQNITMQQNVTEFSVDKRKMAIEMPVEMPPKAKLVTKAEKPDGDSSENKLFLPYSLDDGLPKLPQNYVAISSGYSLSKPWSHQMEPSDGQTENNKDTDEFLREYSPGFDVLVEDDIKDPDYFHNEDNFRMASNHGGQNLEAEDDYDYHHYNYQSMTNFERDQCNGIEKYDSYKQTGGTYSWDPKVSDRILDKPSSLKRRVLDKETKLDQMDDLDLRHRLLKQRCHGSRSMDSRDDHGEHYCRDDHCAERGYGHHSRDQRQFPLENSIGTRLQGRITFPGRLEKERSRRPRGRQSPTERMNHQRTHPERIRQQFSEDFSKGTSIRNKPTRRDDMNSLDFASPKSLAELKGAKINGNSNEQSIRSSSPNTKMNRMLSEKVEVLQESENSLSFEGPKPLSVILKRKRESAYTNSGISLSQYENNQGGGESATRDYVPAAVTILQSVPSSEAGKEATFMNGNHEVDKLRAVDEEGLILKDDGKTNDAPSSTIADAVEIGDGMDLENVEDEELENSYEAGKFKAEDAEKTCQVDDDELDDEDDFARKVSVMLS; this is encoded by the exons ATGGAATCTGACGGCGGGCGTGAATCGATCAGGCCGGctacggcggaggaggaggcggtgAAAGGAAGCACCGACTGCGTCTATTTCTTGGCGTCACCATTGACCTGCAAGAAG TTTTCCATCATTCAGGGGAGTGAATGTGAGTATCGTCATAGTGAGGGTGCCAGAATTAACCCCAGGGATTGCTGGTATTGGTTAAATGGTAACTGCCTCAATCCCAAATGTTCATTCCGCCATCCG CCACTTGATTCCTGGTTCGCGAAACCGATGCCTACCTCAGGACCTCTTCAACCTCCTCCAACTGCAGTGTCAACACAAATCCCAGATGCACGTGCTCCACCTAATAATGCCAGTAAGAAGAGTGCTCCCTGCTACTATTTTCAACGGGGGCAGTGTTTGAAAGGTGAAAGGTGTCCCTACACGCATGGGACATATGCAGTTAGCAGTTATGCTTCACAGAAGGTTGCAAAGGCTTCTACTTGTCTTGTTGAACCACCACAAATCATTAAGGAGGATACACAGCAGAACATCACCATGCAACAGAATGTCACTGAATTCAGTGTTGATAAACGAAAGATGGCCATTGAGATGCCAGTTGAAATGCCACCTAAAGCAAAACTTGTCACCAAAGCTGAGAAACCTGATGGTGATTCAtcagaaaataaattatttttacctTACTCATTGGATGATGGGCTTCCTAAATTGCCACAGAATTATGTTGCCATTAGCAGTGGCTATTCTCTAAGCAAACCGTGGAGTCATCAGATGGAGCCttcagatgggcaaactgagaacAATAAGGATACTGATGAGTTCTTGCGTGAATACTCCCCTGGTTTTGATGTCCTAGTCGAAGATGACATCAAAGACCCTGATTACTTTCACAATGAAGATAACTTTAGAATGGCATCTAATCATGGAGGACAGAACCTGGAAGCTGAAGATGACTATGACTACCACCATTACAATTACCAATCTATGACCAACTTTGAAAGGGATCAATGCAATGGCATAGAAAAATATGACAGCTACAAACAAACAGGTGGTACATATAGCTGGGATCCAAAAGTTTCTGACAGAATTTTGGACAAACCATCATCACTCAAAAGAAGAGTGCTTGACAAAGAGACAAAACTGGATCAGATGGATGACTTAGATTTGCGCCATCGGCTACTTAAACAAAGGTGTCATGGTTCAAGGTCCATGGATAGCCGTGATGATCATGGTGAGCACTACTGTAGGGATGATCACTGTGCTGAGAGAGGTTATGGTCATCATTCCCGAGATCAAAGGCAATTTCCTCTGGAGAATTCCATAGGCACTCGTCTACAAGGTAGAATAACATTTCCTGGGCGATTGGAGAAAGAGAGGAGCAGGAGACCTCGTGGCAGACAGTCACCAACAGAGCGAATGAACCATCAGAGAACACATCCTGAAAGAATAAGGCAGCAATTTAGTGAGGATTTCAGCAAAGGTACAAGTATTAGAAACAAACCAACTAGAAGAGATGACATGAACTCTCTAGATTTTGCTAGTCCAAAATCTCTGGCAGAGTTGAAAGGTGCAAAGATTAATGGGAACTCGAATGAACAGTCAATCAGAAGTAGCAGTCCTAATACCAAGATGAATAGAATGCTGTCTGAAAAAGTGGAGGTGCTTCAGGAATCAGAAAATTCTCTATCATTTGAAGGTCCAAAGCCACTGAGTGTCATCTTGAAGAGAAAAAGAGAGTCGGCATACACAAACAGTGGAATTTCTCTGAGTCAATATGAAAACAATCAAGGTGGTGGGGAATCTGCTACCAGGGATTATGTGCCTGCAGCAGTAACAATTTTGCAATCTGTTCCTTCATCAGAAGCTGGAAAGGAAGCAACTTTTATGAATGGCAACCATGAAGTAGATAAGCTTAGAGCAGTTGATGAGGAGGGTTTGATCCTTAAAGATGATGGGAAAACCAATGATGCTCCATCTTCAACCATAGCTGATGCTGTTGAAATTGGAGATGGTATGGATTTGGAAAATGTGGAAGATGAAGAACTGGAAAATAGTTATGAAGCAGGGAAGTTTAAAGCAGAAGATGCTGAGAAAACCTGTCAGGTTGATGATGATGAGCTTGACGATGAGGATGACTTTGCTAGAAAGGTCAGTGTCATGTTATCCTGA